Within the Ensifer canadensis genome, the region GTGTCGGCGACACTGCGACGCACGAGCTTGTAGCTGTGATCGGGTTGAACTTCGTAGGTTTCGTAGACCATGGTGCCCTGGTGCAAGAAGCGGTTCTGAATCATCGTACCCGGCGCCGCCTGCGTCTTTCGCATTGGACCTGTCTCGCCGTAGGTGAGGCTGCCCGGTAACGGCTCGAGGTTGGGGGGGGCGGTGTTGCATCCCGCCAGAGCGAGAAGGGCGAGGATTGCGACATGCGTCGGTCTCATAGGCTGATCCTTGATTGAAAACCTGTGTTTGACACTAGACATTTGGTCCTGGGACGAAAAGCTCGGGTTCGATTGATATACTGCAGTCTGCTCGATCTCCTCGGTGGACGGCGCTCGCCAGGTCAGTTTCGCGCCAACTCGCTTGTGGTTTCTCGAACTTCTTGACGGCGCGCTCCCGCTTCAGTCGCGACAGGCGCTGGATCCAGAAAATGCCGTCGAGCTGGTCGATCTCGTGCTGGAGACAGACCGCCATCAGGCCGTCAGCGTCTTCCTCGACAGGCGTACCGTCGAGTGTCTGGTACCGAACGCGCACCATCCCGGGGCGCTCGACGTCTTCGGAAATTCCCGGCATCGAAACGCTGCCTTCGGCATGTTTGACCATGTTGGTCGAGTGCGAGACGATCTCGGGATTGACGAAGATACGCACACCACTTTCGCGGTCGAGTTCGATCACTGTCAATCGCTGCAGGATGCCTATGTGCGGCGCGGTGATACCGATCCCCGGTGCCGCGCGCATCGTGTCGAGGAGGTCGTCCGCAAGCGCACGCAAGGCGGCGTCGAACTCTTCGACGGTCTTTGCTTCCCGGCTCAGCAACGAATCTGGAAAACGAAGGATGGGGTGGATCGCCATCTGAAGCTCCTCGGCTGCGGCCGCATAGTGCTATCCGATCGCCCCGTCGATGTCGACTGCGCGTGCGCACGAGCGTTTCCCATGTCTTTGCAACAGCTTGAATAAATCTGTTGCCGCAGTGGCGACGTCCGCGTCTGCGATGTGGACCTCGGCAAGGCTTTGCGCTAGCAGGGCTGTAAGGCCCAATTCTGAGAGGAAGATCTGGGCGGCAAAACCGGCAGTGATGTACCCTTTCCAGAACCGCGCTTGGCGGGCTGGAAAGTTGGCAATCGTTTCGAGGGCGCGCTCATGAGCAATACCGGCGACGACGACCGCGATTCCGAAGAAATCCCCGCCTATGATGGGGCGGACATCTATGCCGAAGACGGTTCGGTGCGCTCCGACTTCCTGATGCATGTCGGCGCGGCGATTGCCGACCGCGACACGATCTATCTCCGCCAACACGTCGCCGGCCTGCACTCGTCCGAAATGGGCGACCTGCTCGAGGCGATCCAGCCGGAACAGCGCCTGGCGCTCGTCTCGCTGCTTGGCAAGGACTTCGATCTTTCGTCGCTGACCGAAGTCGACGAGGCCATTCGCCTCGACATCGTCGAGCATCTGCCCAACGAGCAGATCGCCGAGGCGCTTGGCGAGATGGATTCGGATGATGCCGTCTACATTCTCGAGGATCTCGATCAAGAGGACCAGGACGAGATCCTGGCGAAGCTGCCCTTTACCGAGCGCGTTCGCTTGCGTCGTTCGCTTGATTATCCCGAGAGCACAGCCGGCCGGCGCATGCAGACGGAGTTCGTCGCGGTGCCACCGTTCTGGACCATCGGCCAGACGATCGACTATATGCGCGAGGACGCGGACCTTCCGGAAAGTTTCACGCAGATCTTCGTCATCGATCCGACCTTCAAGCTCCTGGGTGCCGTTGATCTAGACAAGGTTCTGCGCTCCAAGCGCTCGATCAAGGTCGACGCCATCATGCGCGATACCAGCCATGCCATTCCAGCGGAGATGGATCAGGAAGAGGCGGCGCAGCTCTTCGAGCAATACGACCTTCTTTCGGCTGCTGTGGTGGACGACAACGGCCGGCTCGTCGGGGTTTTGACCATCGACGATGTCGTCGACGTCATCCAGGAGGAGGCGGAGGAAGACTTGCTGCGTCTGAGCGGCGTCGGCGATGAGGAGTTGTCGGACTCGGTCGCCGACGCTTCCCGCTCACGCGTCCCGTGGCTGTTCATCAATTCGATGACGGCCTGTATCTCCGCCTCTGTCATCGGCCTTTTCGATGCGACGATCCAGCAGATCGTGGCGCTTGCCATCCTCATGCCGATCGTCGCGGGCATGGGTGGCAATGCCGGCTCGCAGACGATGACCGTGACGGTGCGCGCGCTTGCGACCCGCGGCCTCGACATTCACAACGCGCCACGAATCATCCGGCGCGAAGCGGGGGTGGGTCTCTTGAACGGCATGATCTTCGGCACGCTGATCGGCCTTCTGGCCGGCCTCTGGTTCCAGGATCCGAATATCGGCGGCATTATCGCCACGGCGATGCTCATCAACATGATGGCCGCGGCCCTTGCCGGCATCATGGTTCCGCTCCTTTTGGAACGCTTTGGCGCCGATCCGGCGGTCTCCTCCGCCGTCTTCGTGACGGCTATTACCGATATCACCGGCTTCTCCAGTTTTCTCGGTATCGCCACCTGGTGGTTTCACGTCACGTGACGTTGCCGGTTGTTTGACTTTTACGTCAAGGTCAACGATAGTGATGGTCAAGAAATCATGGAATGGCAGCGTGAATAAGTACTATAGCATTACCGAATTGACGCGGGAATTCGGCATTTCGACCCGAACGCTGAGGTTCTATGAGGACGAGGGCCTCATTCATCCGGAGCGTCGCGGACGGACCCGCATGTTCCGCCCCGCGGATCGCCGGTTGATACAGGAGATTCTCCGGGGTCGGCGCATCGGTTTCACGATCGCCGAGATCCGCGAGATCATTCAGGTCTATAAGGACCCGCCCGGCGAACTTGGTCAGCTGCAGTTGTTGATGAGCCGCGTCGAGGCGAAGCGCGAAGAGCTCCGGCAGAAGCGCAAGGATATCGAGGACACGCTCACCGAACTAGACAATGTCGAGGAGGCATGTCTGACGCGTCTCGCCGAGATCGGCGTCGGCACCTGATTGGGTACCATTCAGCGCATGAAGATTAAAAAGGTGGCTTTGGCCGCCTTTTTTATTGTCTATAAGCAGCCGATCAGATCCAGCGGCTCGTATGCCGGCAGTAGCGCTCGAACTCGAAGCCGAAGCGCGAAAGCAGATGCCGCTCCTCGTTGCGAATGGCGAAGATCGTGGTCAACATCACCGCCGCAATCGCCATGATGAAGAACCAAGGATTGAGTGTGATCAGGCCAAAGCCGATCATCATCAGCGTGTAGCCGAGATAGATCGGATTGCGCGTGAAGCGGAACGGTCCGTAGGTGACAAGGCACGTGGCGCACCGCTGCGGAAGTACGGCGGTGTGGCGATCCAGCAGCGTCTTGACGGCCCAGAGATCGAGCCAGATTGCTGTCGCGACAAGGATGGCGCCCGAAATCCAAGGCACCCAGCCGTGGCCATGAACCACCGGGATGGGCGAATATCGTGCAAGCAGCAAGGCTGCGAGGGTGGCGGTCCCGTAGAGCAGGGCCGGCCATGGGAAACTCAGCGGCTTGGCACGATAGGCATTCATGTCCTAGTCCCCTGATTGCACGTCCATTGTGCACTGGCCGGCGATTCGCGCAATGCGTTCATCCGTGTTCACGTTGATCTTTCCCCTGTTCAGGTCGTCGAACAGGTTCTGTTCCACCAGACGGTCGAGCGTACATCCGCAAAAGGCGTCACAAGGCACGGCCGGATTGCCACGGCCGCAGGCCTCGACGCAGTTGGTGCGGTAGGCCTGCTTGGGATCCGGCAGTGTCGGCGGCGAGACCAGTGAGAAGAGATAGACCAATCCGATGAGCAGCGGCTGGTGGAGGAGGTATATGGCCAGACTGTGACGCCCCCCGAAGATCAGCGCTTTCGTCCACAGCCGTCTCTTTCCGTCGTTCACCGGGCGCTTGGCAAGCCATGCCATCAGGCGTGCATGCACAAGCTTTGCGGTGCCGAGACCGAGGAGGAACGGTGCGAGCCACGGCAGCAGCGGCACGTAGTCGTTCGAGCGCGGAATCGTTTCGGAAAGGCCGACCCACCAGAGATAGGGTGCGTCGAAGATCGCAGAGCGGAGATAGAGCGGAGCGGCAAAGGCGGCGGCTGCAGCCACGAACGAAACGATTGCCGGAAGCGGCAGGAAGAGAAGGCCGACGAGGCTCGCCGCGGCAATCGAATGGAGGATCCCGAAAAATATGAAGGTGTTGGGGAAGGCGAACCAGGTCGCAATGCTGATAACCGCGGCCGCGCCGGCAATCTTGGCAAAACGACGCATGAAGGCATCGAAACGTATCCTCGGCCGTTGCCCGAGCACGAGGCTGTAGCCCGCCAGAAACAGGAAGCTGCTGGCGATCAGGCGCGCAAAAATCTTCCACCCGCCGGTACCGGCGGTCCCAGCCGCGACATAGCCAAAGAATTCCAGATCCCAGACGAAATGGTAAAGCGCCATGGCCACCAGTGCCAGGCCGCGCAGCACATCGATAAAGACGAGCCGGCGATGGGCGCTCGTCGTTGGTTGCGGTTCAGCGGTTGAGGTCATGTTGCTATCGGACATGGTGTTCGCCATCCTGTTGGCGCCAATGAGATTGGCAGGTCAGGCTTGCGCCAGACCGGCTTTGATTGCTTGGAAATGGAATATACGGCTGGATTCCCGTCCTGAGATATCCGAGACGCGTGGCGCGAGCAGTTAGCGGGCGGCGTCTTCCAACAGGGCCGCGCGCGCCTCCGAGAAGAACTGCCGGCGGGTCAGAACGAAAATGACGAAGATTGTCAGGCCGACGAAGGCGTAGGGGCTGATGAACCAGCCGAGATAGCCGATCGACAGGAAGATCGCCCTGAGACCGGCATTGAAGTGCTTTGCGGCGAGCACGTTCATGCGCACCGCGCGTTCGGCCGCGATCTCGGCGGCGTGCCGGTCGCGTATCATGTCCGCCGTCATCGGTATGCCGCCCATGAGGATCGAGCAGTAGTTGAACAGGCGATAGGACCAGCCGAACTTGAAGAAGGAATAGCCGAAGAGGCAGGTGAGCCCGGCGACCTTCAGCTCGAAGGCCGTTCGGCCCCCGTGGAAGACATAGGGCATGTCGGCGAAGATCATCTGCACCTGCTCGGTCGCGCCCAAGAGAGCGAAGCAGCCGCCGAGCGCAAAGATTGTTGTCGAAGCGAAGAAGGCGGTGCCCGCCTGCAGCCCGGCGATGATCTGGGTGTCGATCATTTTCAGGTCTCGGTTGAGCGAATTGCGAATCCACCGGCCACGATGCTCGTTCATCAGCCGCGTGAGACTGATGCGTTTGAAGCCACGGGTACCGTCTGTTGCCCAGCTGAAGCCGGCCCACAGCAGGATGAACACGGTAAGTGCTATGTAATCTTCGAAGGTCATACACGTGTTTTTGGCATGGCTTTTGGAAATTGCAAGGTGGGCGCGCCTGTGGAGAATCGGCGCTGCATCAACTAGTGTGATGAAATTGCGGCGGAATTTCTTCCCGCAAAAATGCGCGAACCCCAACGTTTGCTGTGTTGACCGGAGTGCGGATGCGCCCCTGTCACCTTTTCGCCATATTTCACCGTTGCGTCTTTACACTTTCTTCAGTATGGATTGCGCCATGCACGGGCCCTTGATGTGTGGCCCGCAGCCGTTGAGAGTTTTTCGGAGACATCATGGACAATACAATACAGAAGTCTTGCTGGGGCGTGACTGCTCGCGCCGTAGCCGGTTTCGCTGGCGTTCTTGTTCTTGCTTATCTTTTCGGCGGCCTTTGATACCCAAAAGTCCTCTGATTGACAGCGCGGCTTCCCGGAAGCCGCGCTGTTTTGATTCCGGGCAGTCGTATCGCGGGTTCGGGCGGCTGCGGACCGAATCGTCGGCGCAATGTCGCACCAACGGGAACTTATGTCGGTTGATCGCCTGATCGACAGGGATAGGATGGCTTAGAGTTTGATCCTATATCTAAGGGTGACGGTATTGCTTCGGTCCTGAGGAGGGATCGAGTTTGTATCGACTGTGCAATCATGCATATGACCGCATCCGGCGATGGGCCGGCGGCATATGTTCAGGCTCCGGGCAGGCAATTCATGTTTCTTTCCGTCTTCGACGTCTTCAAGATCGGCATTGGTCCTTCGAGTTCGCATACGATGGGCCCGATGTCGGCCGCCAATCGCTTTCTCGAACTCATCCTGTCCGACGAATGGCCGCGTCCGTCGCATGCCTCCGTCGCCGCCATCAAGGTCAGCCTGCACGGCTCGCTTGCCCACACCGGCATCGGCCATGGTTCGGGCAGGGCGGTTGTGCTCGGGCTTGTCGGCGAGCGTCCCGATCGCGTCGACCCCGACCGCATGGATGCACTGATCGACGACGTCGAGCGCACCGGGCGCATAACGCCGCCGGGCCATCCATCTTACGAATTTCAGCCGAAGACCGATCTGATCTTCGACAAGAAGGTGCCCTTGCCAGGCCACGCCAACGGCATGTCCTTTTCGGCCTTCGACAAGGACGGCCGCCTTCTGCTCAAGCGCATCTACTATTCGATCGGTGGCGGTTTCGTCGTGACCGATACGGAACTCGAAGCGATGCGCGCTTCCAAGAACAAGCCTGCTGGCGTCAAGGTCCCGTTCCCCTTCAGCACTGCCCACGAAATGCTCGACATGGCCGCCCGCTCCGGCATGACCATCGCGCAGATGAAGCGGGCAAACGAAGAAACCACCATGTCGCCGCAGGAACTGAATGAGGGGCTCGACCGCATCTGGGGCGCAATGAGCAGCTGCATCGACCGCGGCCTTAGCCAGGACGGCATCATGCCCGGTGGTCTCAAGGTGCGCCGGCGCGCCCGCTCCATTCACGACAAGCTGCAGGAAGAGTGGCGCTCCAACAAGATCAACCCGCTGCTCGCCAACGACTGGTTGAGCGTCTACGCCATGGCGGTGAACGAAGAAAACGCCGCCGGCGGCCGCGTTGTGACGTCGCCGACGAACGGTGCCGCCGGCGTCGTTCCGGCGACCATCCGCTATTACATGCATTTCCACGACGATGCCGATCAGGACGGCGTTCGCGACTATCTGCTGACGGCAGCTGCCATCGGCGGTATCATCAAACACAACGCCTCCATTTCAGGCGCCGAAGTCGGCTGTCAGGGCGAGGTCGGTTCGGCCTCGGCCATGGCGGCAGCGGGCCTTGCTGCTGTCATGGGCGGTTCTCCGGAGCAGATCGAAAACGCCGCCGAGATCGCGCTCGAACATCATCTCGGCATGACCTGCGATCCGGTCGCCGGCCTGGTACAGGTGCCTTGCATCGAACGAAACGCACTCGGCGCCGTCAAGGCCGTTACTGCAGCGTCGCTGGCGCTCAAGGGCGATGGTCAGCATTTCGTGCCGCTCGATGCCTGCATCGAAACCATGCGCCAGACCGGCGTCGACATGAACGAGAAATACAAGGAAACGTCCACCGGCGGCCTGGCGGTCAATGTCGTCGAATGTTGAGCGGCGCACGAACGATTGTGGATGACGCTGCGCAATTCGCTTGACCGTGACGGCCGGACGGGTGTTCAAAAACAGCCATGTCTCTGCATCTCATAAAGCTCTGCGTCGGAGCGGAATCGATCGATGATCTGCGCGAATGGGTTTCGCGCAAGGCCCTGGCTGCAATTGCCGCCGGCCTTGAACCGCATTCATACCACACCACCCGAATGGTGCCGAAACGCATGGACGAGCTGCTGGAAGGCGGCTCGCTCTATTGGGTCATCAAGGGTCAGGTTCAGGCGCGCCAACCGCTGATCGGTATCGAAACCTTTACGGACGGTGAGGGGATCGGTCGCTGCAATCTGCTGCTCGGACCCGAAGTCGTTGAAACGGAGCTGCAGCCGCGTCGGGCCTTCCAGGGCTGGCGCTATCTCAAGGCTAACGAAGCGCCTCGAGATCTGGCGTCGCTTTCGGGCGATGGGGCCGAAATGCCTCTCGAGCTCCGGCGCGAGCTTGCCGAACTCGGTCTGCTCTAAGAGCCTTTCCAGGAAGAGTGCGAAGCGGTTTTCCGCCAGGAAACGCGAAGAACCAAAGAAATAGAACGCTTCAATGGCTCCGTTTAGGACGGAGCGCTCAACTGCATGTTTCCTTAAATCCTATTCGATTTAAGGATAAAAACATGCAGCAATTCAAAGAGCTGCAGCGACCTTTGCGCGTCTAATAAGACGCGCGGCGCTGTGGCCAGACGAAAAAGGCGGCCGAAGCCGCCTTTCAATCTCAGTCTATTCAAAGGATGCGCATCTTCAGCGGGTGGCGACGACCGGGTGCCGTCACGTGAAGATGGATGCCGGCGCGTGGCTGTGTCGAGCGCCAGGCGCGTGCACCATGGGTCAAGAGCATGCCTACCAGATCCTTGGTCTTCGCCTTCGGGCGGTTCAGACCGAGATCGGCAATGCGCATCGCTGCCTCATGCAGCGGATGCAGATTGATGCGCGACGGTTTCGCCCGTCGCCCGGGCAAGGGAGTGACACCCGGAACATTCTCGTTCATTGCCATAACTAACCTCGTACGCTTTACAAAACCGAGGAGGGTGGTCGGACTAACAGATCGGCCACCGAAACTAAATGCCGTCTACTGCTGGGCAGCCCAGCAGGAAATGCCTTTCTTCTTCAACGTCTTGCATGCGTTTACCGCTGCATTCTGGTCGTCGAACCCGCCAAAACGAGCGCGGTAGAGCTGAGCACCGCCATTGCTGAAGGCGACCGTAAAGGGCGTTGCCTTGCTGAGCGCCTTGCCACCCTTGTCCTTGGCGTTGCCGAGCAGGGTCATGGCCTGTTCCTTGTCCGGCGTCGCACCGATCTGGATGACCCAACCCTGGGGCTGCGGTACAGCCTGCGGCTCGGCTTCGGCTGCGACCGGCTCGCGCTTGGGAACGGAGTTGGTGATCTGACCGTCGACCATGCCTGCGGCAACCGGCTGACGCGACAGCTTAATGCTCTGGGCGTCAAG harbors:
- the mgtE gene encoding magnesium transporter, producing the protein MSNTGDDDRDSEEIPAYDGADIYAEDGSVRSDFLMHVGAAIADRDTIYLRQHVAGLHSSEMGDLLEAIQPEQRLALVSLLGKDFDLSSLTEVDEAIRLDIVEHLPNEQIAEALGEMDSDDAVYILEDLDQEDQDEILAKLPFTERVRLRRSLDYPESTAGRRMQTEFVAVPPFWTIGQTIDYMREDADLPESFTQIFVIDPTFKLLGAVDLDKVLRSKRSIKVDAIMRDTSHAIPAEMDQEEAAQLFEQYDLLSAAVVDDNGRLVGVLTIDDVVDVIQEEAEEDLLRLSGVGDEELSDSVADASRSRVPWLFINSMTACISASVIGLFDATIQQIVALAILMPIVAGMGGNAGSQTMTVTVRALATRGLDIHNAPRIIRREAGVGLLNGMIFGTLIGLLAGLWFQDPNIGGIIATAMLINMMAAALAGIMVPLLLERFGADPAVSSAVFVTAITDITGFSSFLGIATWWFHVT
- a CDS encoding MerR family transcriptional regulator, with translation MNKYYSITELTREFGISTRTLRFYEDEGLIHPERRGRTRMFRPADRRLIQEILRGRRIGFTIAEIREIIQVYKDPPGELGQLQLLMSRVEAKREELRQKRKDIEDTLTELDNVEEACLTRLAEIGVGT
- a CDS encoding methyltransferase family protein, yielding MNAYRAKPLSFPWPALLYGTATLAALLLARYSPIPVVHGHGWVPWISGAILVATAIWLDLWAVKTLLDRHTAVLPQRCATCLVTYGPFRFTRNPIYLGYTLMMIGFGLITLNPWFFIMAIAAVMLTTIFAIRNEERHLLSRFGFEFERYCRHTSRWI
- a CDS encoding DUF1624 domain-containing protein translates to MSDSNMTSTAEPQPTTSAHRRLVFIDVLRGLALVAMALYHFVWDLEFFGYVAAGTAGTGGWKIFARLIASSFLFLAGYSLVLGQRPRIRFDAFMRRFAKIAGAAAVISIATWFAFPNTFIFFGILHSIAAASLVGLLFLPLPAIVSFVAAAAAFAAPLYLRSAIFDAPYLWWVGLSETIPRSNDYVPLLPWLAPFLLGLGTAKLVHARLMAWLAKRPVNDGKRRLWTKALIFGGRHSLAIYLLHQPLLIGLVYLFSLVSPPTLPDPKQAYRTNCVEACGRGNPAVPCDAFCGCTLDRLVEQNLFDDLNRGKINVNTDERIARIAGQCTMDVQSGD
- a CDS encoding DUF599 domain-containing protein — encoded protein: MTFEDYIALTVFILLWAGFSWATDGTRGFKRISLTRLMNEHRGRWIRNSLNRDLKMIDTQIIAGLQAGTAFFASTTIFALGGCFALLGATEQVQMIFADMPYVFHGGRTAFELKVAGLTCLFGYSFFKFGWSYRLFNYCSILMGGIPMTADMIRDRHAAEIAAERAVRMNVLAAKHFNAGLRAIFLSIGYLGWFISPYAFVGLTIFVIFVLTRRQFFSEARAALLEDAAR
- a CDS encoding L-serine ammonia-lyase, whose amino-acid sequence is MFLSVFDVFKIGIGPSSSHTMGPMSAANRFLELILSDEWPRPSHASVAAIKVSLHGSLAHTGIGHGSGRAVVLGLVGERPDRVDPDRMDALIDDVERTGRITPPGHPSYEFQPKTDLIFDKKVPLPGHANGMSFSAFDKDGRLLLKRIYYSIGGGFVVTDTELEAMRASKNKPAGVKVPFPFSTAHEMLDMAARSGMTIAQMKRANEETTMSPQELNEGLDRIWGAMSSCIDRGLSQDGIMPGGLKVRRRARSIHDKLQEEWRSNKINPLLANDWLSVYAMAVNEENAAGGRVVTSPTNGAAGVVPATIRYYMHFHDDADQDGVRDYLLTAAAIGGIIKHNASISGAEVGCQGEVGSASAMAAAGLAAVMGGSPEQIENAAEIALEHHLGMTCDPVAGLVQVPCIERNALGAVKAVTAASLALKGDGQHFVPLDACIETMRQTGVDMNEKYKETSTGGLAVNVVEC
- a CDS encoding DUF1489 family protein, coding for MSLHLIKLCVGAESIDDLREWVSRKALAAIAAGLEPHSYHTTRMVPKRMDELLEGGSLYWVIKGQVQARQPLIGIETFTDGEGIGRCNLLLGPEVVETELQPRRAFQGWRYLKANEAPRDLASLSGDGAEMPLELRRELAELGLL